The following proteins are co-located in the Pseudarthrobacter siccitolerans genome:
- a CDS encoding GMC oxidoreductase, with product MSSSRYPAAVDVAIVGSGPTASAYARILSEEAPGANIAMFEVGPTVSNPAGAHVKNIEDPDRRSLAQRASEGPGAGAATVNSPGAVKSGERRARPGTYLLQDGYAFPGEDGMPVAAMSSNVGGMAAHWTAACPRPGGKERIPFLPDLEELLDEADRLLGVTTHAFDGAPFSDLVRERLSTVVDQGRKPACRVQPMPLAVHRRQDGALVWSGSDVVMDDVTRENPQFELFDESLVTRVLVEDGIASGIEVQDRRSGETHRVAARYVVVGGDALRTPQLLWASGIRPEALGRYLNDQAQVVFASRLRDVAAPQGPAAASGALSEQSGVAWVPYTDEAPFHGQIMQLDASPVPLADDDPVVPGSIVGLGLFCAKDLQREDRVAFDDDTRDSYGMPAMRIHYRLTERDHEVLDRARQQIIRLGKAVGEPLDEQPFVLPPGASLHYQGTTRMGETDDGESVCSPDSQVWQVPGLFVAGNGVIPTATACNPTLTSVALAVRGARNIAQEINSSLLMSDSDNRLTK from the coding sequence ATGAGCAGCAGCCGGTATCCCGCTGCGGTCGACGTCGCCATCGTCGGCAGCGGCCCAACGGCATCGGCCTACGCACGGATCCTCAGCGAAGAAGCCCCCGGCGCCAATATTGCAATGTTCGAAGTGGGCCCCACCGTCAGCAATCCGGCCGGGGCGCACGTCAAGAATATCGAGGATCCTGATCGCCGCAGCCTGGCCCAGCGGGCCTCGGAAGGCCCCGGTGCAGGTGCCGCCACGGTGAACTCACCCGGTGCCGTCAAGAGCGGCGAGCGCCGTGCCCGGCCGGGAACCTACCTGCTGCAGGACGGGTACGCTTTCCCGGGCGAGGACGGCATGCCCGTCGCGGCCATGTCCAGCAACGTGGGCGGCATGGCCGCCCACTGGACCGCCGCCTGCCCCCGCCCGGGCGGCAAGGAGCGCATCCCGTTCCTGCCGGACCTTGAAGAGCTCCTGGACGAGGCTGACCGCCTCCTGGGCGTCACTACCCATGCATTCGATGGCGCCCCCTTCTCGGACCTCGTCCGCGAACGACTCTCCACAGTGGTGGATCAGGGCCGAAAGCCTGCCTGCCGCGTCCAGCCCATGCCGCTTGCTGTCCACCGGCGGCAGGATGGCGCCCTTGTTTGGTCAGGCTCCGACGTCGTGATGGATGACGTCACCCGGGAAAACCCGCAGTTTGAACTCTTTGATGAATCGCTGGTGACGCGTGTCCTGGTGGAGGACGGGATTGCTTCCGGGATCGAGGTCCAGGACCGCCGCAGCGGCGAAACCCACCGGGTGGCCGCCCGGTACGTGGTGGTGGGCGGGGATGCCCTGCGCACGCCGCAGCTGCTGTGGGCATCCGGGATCCGGCCCGAGGCACTGGGCCGCTACCTCAACGACCAGGCGCAGGTGGTGTTCGCGAGCAGGTTGCGCGACGTCGCGGCTCCACAGGGCCCGGCAGCAGCCAGCGGAGCACTCAGTGAGCAGAGTGGAGTTGCCTGGGTTCCCTACACTGACGAGGCGCCGTTCCATGGCCAGATCATGCAGCTGGATGCGTCCCCGGTCCCCTTGGCTGACGATGATCCCGTTGTCCCCGGCTCAATAGTGGGGCTGGGCCTGTTCTGCGCCAAGGACCTGCAGCGCGAGGACCGGGTGGCGTTCGACGACGATACCCGTGACTCCTACGGGATGCCCGCCATGCGCATCCACTACCGCCTCACCGAGCGGGACCATGAAGTCCTGGACCGCGCCAGGCAGCAGATTATCCGGCTGGGCAAGGCTGTGGGCGAACCTCTCGACGAACAGCCCTTCGTTTTGCCCCCTGGGGCGTCACTGCACTACCAGGGCACCACACGGATGGGTGAAACGGACGACGGCGAGAGCGTCTGTTCGCCGGACAGCCAGGTGTGGCAGGTCCCCGGCCTTTTCGTGGCAGGCAACGGAGTTATCCCCACCGCCACAGCATGCAACCCCACGCTGACGTCGGTAGCCCTCGCCGTACGTGGAGCACGGAATATCGCTCAAGAAATCAACAGCTCTTTGCTTATGTCTGATTCAGACAATAGACTGACTAAATAA
- a CDS encoding C-glycoside deglycosidase beta subunit domain-containing protein, which produces MIADRIIEQGTLTTQDGRTAVEVRIPWYRALPGSCIAGAALTVDGVAAPQDTLRWTMNNRTFSFEELVDETGEWWFPLDSAVLSGDLPVRDGQTEHEVRVDLKLYIPYIITDHGVLHIEEHDTKTMKVAQR; this is translated from the coding sequence ATGATCGCCGACCGCATAATCGAGCAGGGGACACTTACTACCCAGGACGGCCGTACCGCCGTCGAAGTACGAATCCCCTGGTACCGCGCCCTTCCGGGCTCGTGCATAGCCGGCGCAGCACTCACGGTTGACGGCGTTGCCGCTCCGCAGGACACGCTTCGGTGGACCATGAACAACCGCACGTTCAGCTTTGAAGAGCTCGTGGACGAGACCGGCGAGTGGTGGTTTCCGCTCGACTCGGCCGTCCTTTCCGGCGATCTTCCCGTCCGGGATGGCCAGACGGAGCACGAGGTCCGGGTGGACCTGAAGCTCTACATCCCCTACATCATCACCGACCACGGCGTGCTGCACATCGAAGAGCACGACACCAAAACTATGAAGGTGGCACAGCGATGA
- a CDS encoding sugar phosphate isomerase/epimerase family protein, giving the protein MTSLGTPIQGVTLYSFTRASHARQYDLDGLIRKVAAEGFGPGLELIGFSSLRGFPDRIDDAFVGQFRDLVAEVDLVPTSLAVNVDTGIRRDRLMNHDELVEYMRKQIEVAARLGFPIARVQISLTPDAMESLLPVAEKYGVTLALEVHADQHGAHERVLALRDRYEELDSPLLGFTADWGATVTGFAPSLLEAYRRRGASEDLLRQVVELWNGFYAEGPPNTQKVHGERFGAFIGLAARNGRPDLGIDFAINGTGLFGPAPLDTWLEIMPWVRHVHGKFFGIDENGEEPSVPVRGLVRQLVENGYSGAISSEYEGWHWNNWQDPFEIIRGEQAVQRSAAADAGSAMITDASEARRILSSHLAQPVRG; this is encoded by the coding sequence ATGACCAGCCTTGGCACGCCCATCCAGGGCGTCACCCTCTACAGCTTCACCCGCGCCTCCCATGCGCGGCAGTACGACCTCGACGGCCTCATCCGCAAGGTTGCGGCCGAGGGCTTCGGCCCGGGCCTGGAGCTTATCGGATTCTCGAGCCTCCGCGGCTTCCCGGACCGCATCGATGACGCTTTCGTGGGGCAGTTCCGCGACCTGGTGGCCGAGGTGGACCTGGTTCCCACCTCCCTGGCCGTCAACGTTGACACCGGCATCCGACGCGACCGGCTGATGAACCACGACGAGCTGGTCGAATACATGCGCAAGCAGATCGAGGTAGCAGCCAGGCTCGGGTTCCCCATCGCCCGCGTGCAGATCTCGCTGACGCCCGACGCCATGGAAAGCCTCCTGCCCGTCGCCGAGAAGTATGGCGTCACCTTGGCGCTCGAAGTCCACGCCGACCAGCACGGCGCCCACGAACGGGTTCTCGCGCTCCGAGACCGCTACGAAGAGCTCGATTCCCCGCTGCTTGGCTTCACCGCTGACTGGGGGGCCACTGTCACAGGTTTTGCGCCCTCCCTGCTGGAGGCCTACCGCCGCCGCGGTGCATCGGAGGACCTGCTCCGGCAGGTGGTTGAGCTGTGGAACGGCTTCTACGCCGAAGGCCCGCCCAACACCCAGAAGGTCCACGGCGAACGCTTTGGTGCCTTCATCGGCCTCGCCGCCCGGAACGGGCGCCCGGACCTTGGAATCGACTTCGCCATCAACGGGACGGGACTCTTCGGTCCTGCGCCGCTGGACACCTGGCTGGAAATCATGCCCTGGGTCCGCCACGTGCACGGCAAGTTCTTCGGCATTGACGAAAACGGCGAAGAGCCCTCAGTGCCGGTGCGCGGCCTGGTCCGGCAACTCGTGGAAAACGGCTACTCCGGTGCCATCTCCAGCGAATATGAAGGCTGGCACTGGAACAACTGGCAGGACCCGTTCGAGATCATCCGCGGCGAGCAGGCTGTCCAGCGTTCAGCAGCGGCTGATGCCGGTTCCGCCATGATCACCGATGCTTCGGAAGCCCGCCGTATCCTCAGCAGCCACCTCGCCCAGCCCGTCCGCGGCTGA
- a CDS encoding sugar phosphate isomerase/epimerase family protein produces the protein MSEGIAGSGIELGITLYSLTSEFAAGLYTPETLIKAVADEGLGPGVEFNIAQMLRTYPDVDDDFVKLWRDSMDRYGLTPSAVGTNLDMGRRKDRDMTPDEEFDFFARQLQTANTLGFNKIVIRSAGKELLRRLLPLAEKYDQKLGYEIHAPQGPNDPKILQIREMYEELGSDRLGFTADFSSTMHSLSPTLFRTLTQMGLPEEHFAVMQDIWRKPLPMQERNQEFEDYLRENNFDPAQLGPFTRLAFNMHGLVPPEEWLDIMPQMFHVHAKFYDIDENGNEPAMDIPRIVRQFVKGGYTGFLSSEWEGHAFADLGESDPIDLVKKQHALMRRAIEEAVVPA, from the coding sequence ATGTCAGAAGGCATCGCAGGCTCGGGCATCGAGCTTGGCATTACCCTCTATTCACTGACCTCCGAATTCGCCGCCGGGCTCTACACCCCGGAGACCCTGATCAAGGCCGTCGCCGATGAAGGCCTCGGCCCGGGCGTCGAGTTCAACATCGCACAGATGCTGCGCACTTATCCGGACGTGGACGACGACTTCGTCAAACTTTGGCGCGACAGCATGGACCGCTATGGCCTGACCCCGAGCGCCGTGGGCACGAACCTGGACATGGGCCGCCGTAAAGACCGGGACATGACGCCGGACGAGGAGTTCGACTTCTTCGCCAGGCAGCTCCAGACCGCCAACACGCTGGGCTTCAACAAGATCGTCATCCGATCCGCAGGCAAGGAACTGCTGCGCCGGCTGCTTCCGCTGGCCGAGAAGTACGACCAGAAGCTCGGCTATGAGATCCACGCGCCCCAGGGCCCGAACGATCCCAAGATCCTGCAGATCCGCGAGATGTATGAGGAGCTCGGCAGCGACCGGCTGGGCTTCACGGCGGACTTCAGTTCCACCATGCACAGCCTGTCGCCGACGCTGTTCCGCACGCTGACCCAGATGGGGCTGCCCGAGGAGCACTTCGCCGTGATGCAGGACATCTGGCGCAAGCCGCTTCCCATGCAGGAGCGGAACCAGGAGTTCGAGGACTACCTGCGCGAAAACAACTTCGATCCCGCCCAGTTGGGCCCCTTCACCCGGCTGGCGTTCAACATGCACGGGCTGGTTCCGCCGGAGGAATGGCTGGACATCATGCCGCAGATGTTCCACGTGCACGCGAAGTTCTACGACATCGACGAGAACGGCAACGAGCCCGCCATGGACATCCCGCGCATCGTGCGCCAGTTCGTCAAGGGCGGCTACACCGGATTCCTCTCCAGCGAATGGGAAGGCCACGCCTTCGCCGACCTGGGCGAATCAGACCCCATCGACCTGGTGAAGAAGCAGCACGCGCTCATGCGCCGTGCCATCGAAGAAGCTGTCGTTCCGGCTTAG
- a CDS encoding nuclear transport factor 2 family protein has translation MSAIDTDLAAEVDRLRGELAEALKLARRANDRGDIENLFNRYMYLHNAFEDEQIIPLWVKPGTPGIRARYTNAGQYTDYDSVIRYHQGRPRPEGKLILHYTTTPVIEVAADGNTAKGVWIMTGNESGLTDPEVAKDSPDYMYSPGEVQGKRVWAHWVWCKYAVDFLRQDGEWKIWKFRCYELLRAPFEENWISFAEKNQHAFALDLMYFGDDGKPVFMPPADEAVPQESHPYSPSTRQTLDPLPPTPHDTFVDTFK, from the coding sequence ATGTCTGCTATCGATACCGACCTCGCAGCCGAGGTGGATCGCCTGCGGGGCGAACTCGCTGAAGCCCTGAAACTGGCCCGCCGGGCCAACGACCGGGGCGACATTGAGAATCTGTTCAACCGCTATATGTACCTGCACAATGCCTTTGAGGATGAACAGATCATCCCGTTGTGGGTGAAGCCGGGTACTCCCGGCATCCGGGCGAGGTACACCAACGCGGGCCAGTACACGGATTATGACAGTGTCATCCGCTACCACCAGGGCCGCCCGCGGCCCGAGGGCAAGCTCATCCTGCATTACACCACCACGCCGGTCATCGAAGTGGCGGCCGACGGCAACACGGCCAAGGGCGTCTGGATCATGACCGGCAACGAGTCCGGCCTGACGGACCCGGAAGTGGCCAAGGACAGCCCGGACTACATGTACTCGCCCGGTGAGGTGCAGGGCAAGAGGGTCTGGGCCCACTGGGTCTGGTGCAAGTACGCTGTGGACTTCCTGCGCCAGGACGGGGAATGGAAGATCTGGAAGTTCCGCTGTTACGAGCTCCTGAGGGCCCCGTTCGAGGAGAACTGGATCAGCTTCGCCGAGAAGAACCAGCATGCCTTCGCCCTGGACCTGATGTACTTCGGCGACGACGGCAAGCCGGTGTTTATGCCGCCCGCCGACGAAGCCGTTCCCCAGGAATCCCACCCATACAGCCCCTCCACCCGGCAGACGCTGGATCCGCTCCCGCCTACACCCCACGACACCTTCGTCGACACGTTCAAGTAA
- a CDS encoding C-glycoside deglycosidase beta subunit domain-containing protein — protein sequence MATHNSLFQDADVRRHPEGISVSVQLPWYRSLWLSAVDDVAATVNGVAIPKESLRFELQGKSYSIAELPEQWETLWFVADKPDVIIPLDRIPDVGEEIDVEVILTLRLLYMQIAPMRYVGNRVAIERKVVLA from the coding sequence ATGGCAACTCACAACTCCCTGTTCCAGGACGCCGACGTCCGCAGGCACCCCGAGGGCATTTCGGTGTCCGTGCAACTGCCCTGGTACCGCAGCCTCTGGCTGTCCGCCGTGGACGATGTTGCGGCCACAGTCAATGGCGTGGCGATCCCCAAGGAGTCCCTCCGCTTTGAACTGCAGGGCAAGTCATACTCCATCGCGGAGCTGCCGGAGCAATGGGAAACCCTGTGGTTTGTGGCAGATAAGCCGGATGTCATCATCCCGCTGGACCGCATCCCCGACGTGGGCGAGGAGATCGACGTCGAAGTCATCCTTACTCTCCGCCTGCTCTACATGCAGATCGCTCCCATGCGCTACGTCGGAAACCGGGTGGCGATTGAGCGCAAGGTAGTGCTGGCATGA
- a CDS encoding Gfo/Idh/MocA family protein: protein MTTLRVAMIGYGFMGAAHSQGWRTAPRVFDLPAKLEMAVVVGRNSQAVAGAALKWGWAESATDWREVIARDDIDVVDIVTPGDSHAEIAIAALEAGKHVLCEKPLANTVAEAEAMAEAAGRAAARGVRAMVGFTYRRVPAVTFLRNLIAEGAVGTINQVRASYRQDWLVDPEMPLAWRLQKEHAGSGALGDIGAHAIDLAQFVTGLNLEKVSGVIDTIVKERPLLDSGSGLSGTAGAGKGQVTVDDIAIFTGRFESGALGSFEASRFATGRKNALQIEVSGDKGALAFDLEDLNSVQFYDRTAPADRQGFRKILVTEAEHPYVSAWWPAGHMLGYEHGFSHQVKDLVEGIVGGTDPHPTFADGLRVQRVLDAVERSSENDSAWTRVAADVPAQVS from the coding sequence ATGACAACCCTGCGGGTGGCGATGATCGGTTATGGGTTCATGGGCGCTGCCCACTCCCAGGGCTGGCGGACCGCGCCGCGGGTGTTTGACCTGCCAGCGAAACTGGAAATGGCCGTCGTGGTGGGCCGCAACTCCCAGGCGGTGGCGGGCGCGGCCCTAAAGTGGGGCTGGGCTGAGTCTGCCACCGACTGGCGCGAAGTGATCGCCCGGGACGATATCGACGTCGTCGACATCGTGACCCCTGGCGACTCCCACGCCGAGATCGCGATTGCAGCCCTTGAAGCGGGGAAGCACGTCCTGTGCGAGAAGCCGCTGGCCAATACGGTGGCCGAGGCTGAAGCGATGGCTGAGGCTGCAGGGCGGGCCGCAGCCCGGGGAGTCCGGGCGATGGTGGGGTTCACCTACCGCCGGGTTCCCGCGGTCACGTTCCTGCGGAACCTGATCGCCGAAGGCGCCGTGGGTACCATCAACCAGGTGCGTGCCTCGTACCGGCAGGACTGGCTGGTGGATCCGGAGATGCCGCTGGCCTGGCGCCTGCAGAAGGAACATGCCGGCTCCGGGGCGCTGGGTGACATCGGCGCCCACGCCATCGACCTGGCCCAGTTCGTCACCGGGCTGAACCTCGAAAAGGTCTCCGGCGTCATTGACACCATCGTCAAGGAGCGCCCACTGCTTGATTCAGGTTCCGGACTGTCCGGCACTGCCGGTGCCGGCAAGGGCCAGGTGACGGTGGACGACATCGCCATCTTCACCGGCCGGTTCGAATCCGGTGCGCTGGGATCATTCGAGGCCTCCCGCTTTGCCACCGGCCGGAAGAACGCCCTGCAGATCGAAGTCTCCGGGGACAAGGGCGCACTGGCCTTCGACCTCGAGGACCTCAACAGCGTCCAGTTCTACGACCGCACGGCACCCGCAGACCGCCAGGGCTTCCGGAAAATCCTGGTTACGGAAGCGGAGCATCCCTATGTTTCGGCCTGGTGGCCCGCAGGGCACATGCTCGGCTACGAGCACGGGTTCTCCCACCAGGTCAAAGACCTCGTGGAAGGCATCGTGGGCGGCACCGACCCGCATCCCACGTTCGCTGACGGGCTGCGGGTACAGCGGGTGCTCGACGCCGTCGAGCGCAGTTCCGAGAATGATTCGGCCTGGACGCGCGTTGCCGCTGACGTCCCGGCGCAGGTTTCGTAG
- a CDS encoding sugar phosphate isomerase/epimerase family protein has protein sequence MARPITLFTGQWADLPFEEVARLAGEWGYDGLEIACWGDHLDPWRWDDDAYVQGKLDILERHGLKVWTISNHLKGQAVCDDPIDERHRGILPDVVWGDGDPEGVRRRAAEEMKNTARLAAKLGVKTVTGFTGSSIWKYVAMFPPASEKMVDAGYQDFADRWNPILDVFDEVGVRFAHEVHPSEIAYDYWTTQRALEAIGHREAFGLNWDPSHMVWQDIDPVGFLWDFKDRIYHVHCKDTKKRLANGRNGRLSSHLPWADPRRGWDFISTGHGDVPWEDAFRMLNSINYRGPLSVEWEDAGMDRLDGAPEALAFVRRLSSYEPSAAAFDAAFSTK, from the coding sequence ATGGCACGACCGATTACCTTGTTCACCGGCCAGTGGGCCGACCTGCCGTTTGAGGAGGTGGCCCGGCTCGCCGGCGAGTGGGGCTACGACGGGCTGGAAATCGCGTGCTGGGGTGACCACCTGGACCCCTGGCGCTGGGACGACGACGCCTATGTCCAGGGAAAGCTCGACATCCTGGAACGGCACGGACTTAAGGTGTGGACCATTTCCAACCACCTTAAGGGCCAGGCCGTGTGCGATGACCCCATCGACGAACGGCACCGCGGCATCCTGCCCGACGTGGTGTGGGGCGACGGCGATCCCGAGGGGGTGCGCCGCCGCGCCGCCGAGGAAATGAAGAACACCGCCCGGCTCGCTGCCAAGCTCGGCGTGAAGACGGTGACGGGGTTTACGGGCTCCTCCATCTGGAAGTACGTGGCAATGTTCCCGCCCGCCTCCGAGAAGATGGTGGACGCCGGCTACCAGGACTTTGCCGACCGGTGGAACCCCATTCTCGACGTCTTTGACGAGGTGGGCGTCCGGTTCGCCCATGAGGTTCATCCCTCCGAGATCGCCTACGACTACTGGACCACCCAACGCGCGCTGGAGGCGATTGGACACCGCGAAGCCTTTGGGTTGAATTGGGATCCGAGCCACATGGTGTGGCAGGACATCGATCCCGTGGGGTTCCTGTGGGACTTCAAGGACCGCATCTACCACGTGCACTGCAAGGACACGAAGAAGCGTCTGGCCAACGGGCGCAACGGCCGGCTCTCATCCCACCTGCCTTGGGCGGACCCACGGCGGGGCTGGGATTTCATCTCCACCGGCCACGGCGATGTCCCCTGGGAAGATGCGTTCCGGATGCTGAATTCCATCAACTACCGCGGCCCCCTGTCGGTGGAGTGGGAGGACGCCGGTATGGACAGGCTGGACGGCGCCCCCGAGGCACTGGCGTTCGTGCGCCGGCTCTCCAGCTACGAGCCTTCCGCGGCGGCTTTCGACGCCGCTTTCAGCACCAAGTAA
- a CDS encoding restriction endonuclease subunit R, protein MAPEIPGSWTLCASSFNWTPDIITARQSAHDIVTGIADSVAKTIELEPGLVWRSFPAPHDAEVDELRDALAAKGGSVSIVGASLDDFTPTERRPLQQRLDFLVPQIHAAQRVGAHGIRLPIGQAGTELLTLVQPLLHELDLVLFEEIQGQQAPGSPAVEPALEAIDALGDDHVRVLVDVSMLMPALPVTYLEKLRQGGMPQDFMRRLENDWRDPATIDAVTALLRSGNVPPPIHTLYMNLLIRFGRSDAADLQGILPMVGAFHLKFWDLDDDGGRVTEPLRDLGGLLGRNGFSGTLTSEWGGHEWLQDDPTEMTRRHLAMAEAALIEPAETPVGG, encoded by the coding sequence ATGGCTCCCGAAATTCCTGGCAGCTGGACCCTCTGCGCCAGCTCCTTCAACTGGACCCCGGACATCATCACCGCACGCCAGTCAGCCCATGACATCGTCACCGGTATCGCGGACTCGGTGGCGAAGACCATCGAACTCGAACCTGGGCTGGTATGGCGGTCTTTTCCCGCTCCGCACGACGCCGAGGTCGACGAGCTACGCGATGCCCTGGCAGCGAAGGGCGGATCTGTCAGTATCGTGGGTGCCAGCCTGGACGACTTCACGCCGACGGAACGCCGCCCCCTGCAGCAGCGCCTGGATTTCCTGGTACCCCAGATCCATGCCGCGCAGCGGGTAGGAGCGCATGGGATCCGGCTCCCGATCGGCCAGGCCGGCACCGAATTGCTCACGCTGGTCCAGCCGCTGCTGCATGAGCTCGACCTGGTGCTGTTTGAGGAAATCCAGGGGCAGCAGGCCCCCGGCAGCCCCGCCGTCGAACCTGCCCTCGAAGCGATAGACGCGCTCGGAGATGACCACGTGCGGGTGCTCGTGGACGTCAGCATGCTGATGCCCGCCCTTCCCGTCACCTACCTGGAGAAACTTCGCCAGGGCGGCATGCCCCAGGACTTCATGAGGCGGCTCGAGAATGACTGGCGCGATCCCGCCACCATCGACGCCGTCACCGCCCTGCTCCGCTCAGGAAACGTGCCCCCGCCGATCCACACCCTCTATATGAACCTGCTCATCCGCTTTGGCCGCAGCGATGCGGCGGACCTGCAGGGCATCCTCCCCATGGTGGGCGCCTTCCACCTGAAGTTCTGGGACCTGGACGACGACGGCGGGCGGGTCACGGAGCCGCTGCGTGACCTGGGCGGCCTCCTGGGCCGGAACGGCTTCAGCGGCACGCTCACCAGCGAGTGGGGCGGCCACGAGTGGCTCCAGGACGACCCCACGGAGATGACGCGAAGGCACCTGGCCATGGCGGAGGCAGCGTTGATTGAGCCCGCCGAAACCCCTGTTGGTGGTTGA
- a CDS encoding C-glycoside deglycosidase beta subunit domain-containing protein, translating to MLETALREDALTATSGGFELRLGLPWIRSMPLSSIAGLGVEVDGVPVAPRELAVVLGPRHVRLDALEAESGWWFVQDRLVLAGRCALSRGKHAVAVDFQLMVPYLQARPGSPLVLPFHLEARLELGGKRVPSVSRDVASPGAPEAVES from the coding sequence ATGTTGGAAACCGCTTTGCGCGAAGATGCGCTGACTGCCACTTCGGGAGGCTTTGAGCTCCGGCTCGGCCTGCCGTGGATCCGCTCCATGCCACTCTCCAGCATTGCCGGCCTGGGGGTGGAGGTGGACGGCGTTCCGGTGGCGCCGCGTGAGCTGGCGGTGGTGCTGGGACCACGGCATGTGCGGCTTGATGCGCTGGAGGCGGAGTCCGGCTGGTGGTTCGTGCAGGACAGGCTGGTCCTGGCGGGCCGATGCGCGCTCTCACGCGGCAAGCACGCCGTCGCCGTCGACTTCCAGCTGATGGTGCCGTACCTGCAGGCGCGGCCCGGCTCGCCCCTGGTCCTGCCGTTCCATCTGGAGGCCCGGCTGGAACTGGGCGGAAAGCGGGTACCCAGTGTCTCCCGCGACGTCGCCTCACCGGGCGCGCCCGAAGCTGTGGAATCTTAG
- a CDS encoding ROK family protein, with translation MTTDSTLRFGAQTDEVTSLLRIVNLVRTGEATTRPEIGKVTGLGRGVVSQRVDQAISIGFLGEGEFGASSGGRAPRTLRFRAEQGRIIICALGAAHIRVGIAALDGDIVDHAHRTWDIGQGPGKTIDAVMALVDDVLKKHPKVPAWGVVVGLPGPVDFTTGQPVAPPIMPGWNGFDVRTPFEERFNAPVWVDNDSNLLALGERARRRDSLADLIYCKIGSGIGAGLLSKGRIHRGANGAAGDIGHVRVSDSDVQCRCGKTGCLEAVAGGWALVRDAEEAIKDGANTSLAAAARKGHLSLEEITLAAQAGDSLAISLVQKSARVAGETISALVNMFNPGVIVIGGAMGSAGEVFLAEVRQRVYELSLPLATRDLTITLSVNDEREPLRGGAELAREQLFDATFPRWFADGRPTPERVAVPA, from the coding sequence ATGACGACAGACTCGACCCTCCGCTTTGGAGCACAGACGGATGAAGTGACGAGCCTGCTGCGGATCGTCAACCTGGTGCGAACCGGCGAGGCAACCACCCGCCCCGAAATCGGCAAGGTCACCGGACTGGGCAGGGGTGTCGTCAGCCAGCGCGTGGACCAGGCGATCTCGATCGGTTTCCTCGGCGAGGGAGAATTCGGGGCCTCCTCCGGCGGCCGCGCGCCACGGACGCTCCGTTTCCGCGCTGAACAGGGGCGTATCATCATCTGCGCCCTTGGAGCGGCCCATATCCGTGTGGGTATAGCCGCGCTCGACGGCGACATCGTGGATCATGCGCACCGCACCTGGGACATTGGCCAGGGGCCCGGGAAGACCATCGACGCCGTGATGGCCCTCGTCGACGACGTGCTCAAGAAACATCCCAAAGTGCCCGCGTGGGGCGTCGTGGTGGGGCTTCCCGGCCCGGTCGACTTCACCACGGGACAACCTGTGGCGCCGCCAATCATGCCAGGGTGGAACGGCTTCGATGTGCGGACGCCGTTTGAGGAGCGCTTCAACGCGCCGGTGTGGGTGGACAACGATTCCAACCTGCTGGCCCTTGGCGAACGCGCCCGCCGGCGCGACTCCCTCGCGGACCTCATCTACTGCAAAATCGGCTCGGGCATCGGAGCCGGCCTGCTGTCGAAGGGCAGGATCCACCGCGGAGCCAACGGCGCGGCTGGCGACATCGGCCACGTCCGCGTCTCCGACTCCGACGTCCAATGCCGTTGCGGCAAGACTGGCTGCCTGGAAGCGGTTGCCGGCGGCTGGGCGCTGGTCCGGGACGCAGAAGAGGCCATCAAGGACGGCGCCAACACCTCCCTTGCCGCGGCGGCCAGGAAGGGTCACCTATCGCTTGAGGAGATCACCCTCGCAGCCCAGGCCGGCGACTCCCTGGCCATCTCCCTGGTGCAAAAGTCGGCCCGCGTAGCAGGTGAAACCATTTCAGCCCTCGTGAACATGTTCAACCCCGGAGTGATTGTCATCGGCGGGGCCATGGGTTCGGCCGGTGAAGTTTTCCTGGCGGAGGTGCGGCAGCGGGTCTACGAATTATCGCTTCCCCTTGCCACCCGCGACCTCACCATCACCCTCTCGGTGAATGATGAGCGGGAGCCGCTGCGTGGTGGAGCCGAACTGGCCCGCGAGCAGCTTTTTGATGCCACTTTCCCCCGCTGGTTCGCGGATGGCCGGCCGACGCCGGAACGCGTCGCAGTTCCCGCCTAA